In Schlegelella aquatica, one DNA window encodes the following:
- a CDS encoding ABC transporter transmembrane domain-containing protein, which produces MNDTTLPPPAKRISSLRQLAPFVRPYRGRVVAAAVFLLLAALTTLVFPLALRGLIDQGLVATPAPERLLALRGHFAELFAVGAALGVFSAARFYVVSWLGERITADLRAAVYGHVVGQSPEFFETTRTGEVLSRLTTDTTLVQTVVGSSLSMGLRNLVMGVGALVMLVVTNPYVMTQVMGILLLVVLPALVIGRRVRKLSRASQDRVADSSAIAAEVLNAIPVVQSFAQEPHEARRFAAATEQAFATAIRRTRARAAMVAFVITATFGALLWGLYQGTQAVLRGDITPGHLGQTIVYVVLLVSSVAVLAEVWGDLLRAAGATERLMELLATRSPIQDPPMPRALPPARGGSSLRLDRVTFAYPSRPQRPALQDLSLDVRPGETVALVGPSGAGKSTLFQLLLRFYDAQAGRIEIDGVPVAEVALRELRARIGLVPQDTVIFSADAMANIRYARPQASDEEVIAAARAAHADEFLRSLPQGYRTFLGERGVRLSGGQRQCIAIARAILKNAPLLLLDEATSALDAHSERLVQEALEEAMRGRTTLVIAHRLATVQRADRIVVLEHGRVVETGTHTELLARGGLYARLAALQFQMD; this is translated from the coding sequence ATGAACGACACCACCCTTCCACCTCCTGCGAAACGCATCTCGTCGCTGCGGCAACTCGCCCCTTTCGTGCGGCCATACCGAGGCCGCGTCGTGGCCGCCGCGGTGTTCCTGCTGCTCGCTGCGCTCACCACGCTCGTCTTTCCCCTCGCGTTGCGCGGGCTCATCGACCAGGGCCTGGTCGCCACGCCCGCCCCCGAGCGCCTGCTCGCGCTGCGCGGGCATTTCGCCGAGCTGTTCGCCGTCGGCGCGGCGCTCGGCGTCTTTTCCGCGGCCCGGTTCTACGTGGTGAGCTGGCTCGGCGAGCGCATCACCGCCGACTTGCGCGCCGCGGTGTATGGCCACGTCGTGGGGCAAAGCCCCGAGTTCTTCGAGACCACCCGCACGGGCGAGGTGCTGTCGCGGCTCACCACCGACACCACCTTGGTGCAGACCGTGGTGGGCTCCAGCCTCTCGATGGGCCTGCGCAACCTGGTGATGGGCGTGGGCGCGCTCGTGATGCTCGTGGTCACCAATCCCTACGTCATGACGCAGGTCATGGGCATTCTCCTGCTGGTGGTGCTGCCGGCCCTGGTCATCGGCCGGCGCGTGCGCAAGCTCTCGCGCGCCAGCCAGGACCGCGTGGCCGACTCCAGCGCCATCGCCGCCGAGGTGCTGAACGCGATTCCCGTGGTGCAGAGCTTCGCGCAGGAGCCCCACGAGGCCCGGCGCTTCGCGGCGGCCACCGAGCAGGCCTTCGCCACCGCCATCCGTCGCACACGCGCCCGCGCCGCAATGGTGGCCTTCGTCATCACGGCCACCTTCGGCGCGTTGCTGTGGGGCCTCTATCAGGGCACACAGGCCGTGCTGCGGGGCGACATCACCCCCGGGCATCTCGGCCAGACCATCGTCTACGTGGTGCTGCTGGTCAGCTCGGTCGCCGTGCTCGCCGAGGTCTGGGGGGACTTGCTGCGCGCCGCCGGCGCCACCGAGCGCCTGATGGAACTGCTGGCCACGCGCTCGCCGATCCAGGACCCCCCCATGCCCCGGGCCCTGCCGCCCGCCCGTGGCGGCTCCTCCCTCCGGCTCGACCGCGTGACCTTCGCCTACCCCTCGCGGCCGCAGCGGCCCGCCCTGCAGGACCTGAGCCTGGACGTGCGTCCGGGCGAAACCGTGGCTCTCGTGGGCCCGAGCGGTGCGGGCAAGAGCACGCTGTTCCAGCTCCTGCTGCGCTTCTACGATGCCCAGGCCGGCCGCATCGAGATCGACGGCGTGCCCGTCGCCGAGGTCGCACTGCGCGAGCTGCGGGCGCGCATCGGCCTCGTCCCGCAGGACACCGTCATCTTCTCCGCCGACGCGATGGCGAACATCCGCTACGCCCGTCCGCAGGCGAGCGACGAGGAAGTGATCGCCGCTGCACGCGCCGCTCACGCGGACGAGTTCCTGCGCAGCTTGCCGCAGGGCTATCGCACGTTCCTCGGCGAGCGCGGGGTGCGGCTCTCCGGGGGGCAGCGCCAGTGCATCGCGATCGCCCGCGCGATCCTCAAGAACGCACCCCTGCTGTTGCTCGACGAGGCCACGAGCGCCCTCGATGCGCACAGCGAGCGGCTGGTGCAGGAGGCGCTCGAGGAAGCAATGCGCGGGCGCACCACGCTCGTCATCGCGCACCGGCTCGCGACGGTGCAGCGCGCCGACCGCATCGTCGTGCTCGAGCACGGCCGGGTCGTGGAAACCGGCACGCACACCGAACTGCTCGCCCGCGGCGGCCTGTACGCCCGCCTCGCCGCCCTCCAGTTTCAGATGGACTAG
- a CDS encoding carotenoid 1,2-hydratase, translating into MDRRTWLVATLSAALVPPCSRAAAPAPRVRAGVALRFPRDHGAHPEYRIEWWYMTGVLRSAERRLYGFQVTFFRSRTQVDPQHPSRFAASQLLFAHAAVTDVAAGRLMHDQRLARAGFGVAAAALEDTDVHLRDWQLRREAVGPHYRAHLAAHEFTLDLRADETQPVLLQGDAGYSRKGPEPEQASYYYSKPQLAVHGELSLGGHRQAVQGRAWLDHEWSEALMHPEAVGWDWIGMNLDDGAALTAFQLRRRDGTALWAGGSYRAASREARAFAVHEVRFVPQRWWRSPLTGAHYPVEWWVETPLGRHRVRARVDAQELDSRASTGAVYWEGLSELLGADGRRLGHGYLEMTGYVDRLRL; encoded by the coding sequence ATGGATCGCCGCACGTGGCTCGTGGCCACCCTGAGCGCGGCCCTCGTGCCCCCCTGCAGCCGAGCCGCCGCGCCCGCCCCCCGGGTGCGGGCCGGCGTGGCATTGCGGTTCCCGCGCGATCACGGCGCCCACCCGGAGTACCGCATCGAGTGGTGGTACATGACGGGTGTGCTGCGGTCGGCCGAGCGCCGCCTCTATGGGTTCCAGGTCACGTTCTTCCGCTCCCGCACGCAGGTCGACCCCCAGCACCCCAGCCGCTTCGCCGCCTCGCAGCTGCTGTTCGCCCATGCGGCGGTCACGGATGTCGCGGCCGGCCGCTTGATGCACGATCAGCGCCTGGCGCGCGCCGGCTTCGGCGTGGCGGCCGCCGCGCTGGAAGACACCGACGTGCACTTGCGCGACTGGCAGCTGCGCCGCGAGGCGGTGGGCCCGCACTACCGCGCTCACCTCGCGGCCCACGAGTTCACGCTCGACCTGCGGGCCGACGAGACCCAGCCCGTGCTGCTTCAGGGCGACGCCGGCTACTCGCGCAAGGGCCCCGAGCCGGAACAGGCGAGCTACTACTACTCCAAACCCCAGCTCGCCGTGCACGGGGAGCTTTCGCTCGGCGGGCACCGCCAGGCCGTGCAGGGGCGCGCCTGGCTGGACCACGAATGGAGCGAGGCGCTCATGCATCCGGAGGCGGTCGGCTGGGACTGGATCGGCATGAATCTGGACGACGGTGCGGCGCTGACCGCCTTTCAACTGCGCCGGCGCGACGGCACGGCTTTGTGGGCAGGCGGCAGCTATCGTGCGGCATCCCGAGAGGCCCGCGCCTTCGCCGTCCACGAAGTGCGCTTCGTGCCGCAGCGGTGGTGGCGCAGCCCTCTGACCGGGGCGCACTATCCGGTCGAGTGGTGGGTCGAGACGCCGCTGGGGCGCCACCGCGTGCGTGCTCGGGTCGACGCCCAGGAGCTGGACAGCCGGGCCTCGACCGGCGCCGTGTACTGGGAGGGGCTCAGTGAGCTCCTCGGCGCCGACGGCCGGCGGCTCGGCCACGGTTACCTGGAGATGACCGGCTACGTGGACCGGCTGCGGCTGTGA
- a CDS encoding ABC transporter permease — protein MSSLPAPDPTSSAWRAPPGVVRALVRRYAWPEWRLHPWRHATVVVAVLLGVALAWSVHLINRSALAEFSQAVRAVNGEPDLELRAAAGSFDEQVYARAARHPQVQVASPVVEVQTQARVPAADTASAGPSVGVRVLGIDALVAPAIAPRLLPRAAERQDRLALVDPGLVFLNPAAQRVLGVQPGDRLELRAGTQWRAWKVAGNVGAGGGPLVVMDIAGAQEAFGLLGRVSRIDLKLAPGADGAALLDALALPAGVRGIAPGAAEERISHLSRAYRVNLTVLAFVALFTGGFLVFSVLALSVAKRSAQLALLGVLGLTARERRQLVLAEAAFLGGVGSAAGLAAGTGLASLALRFFGGDLGGGYFTGVQPSLQWSTPAGGAHLALGVAAALAGAWLPARQAERLPPAQALKGLGSVPSAVERRWRRAGGLALLAAGALLALLPPVAGLPLFAYASVACLLLGGIACVPEAVTLALGRLRARRPETLLALERARRQRHTATTAVAGVVASLSLSVALTVMVGSFRASVSQWLDQVLPAPLYVRAGLSPAGSEGAFLDEGLVDAIAGLPGVARVEPLRVTPLLLKPQRPPVALIARALDDPARQLPLAGRSRLLDERERPDGAVAAFVSEAMVDLYDLQPGQRLPLPLGSGLEIWVQGVWRDYVRQHGSIVIARAAYVRATGDTRVNDLALWPDAGLDLAELQARVRALPGAQTLEFTSAQTIRSASLRIFDRSFAVTYWLQAVAIAIGLFGIAATTSAQTLARRKEFGLLRHLGFTRSQVMRLVALEGLAWTTVGALWGTALGIAVSAVLVHVVNPQSFHWTMELQLPFARLAALALTVVAAGTATAWWAARAAIRHDVVLAVKEDW, from the coding sequence ATGTCGTCCCTCCCTGCCCCCGACCCGACCTCGAGCGCCTGGCGCGCCCCGCCCGGCGTGGTACGCGCGCTGGTGCGCCGCTACGCGTGGCCCGAGTGGCGCCTGCACCCCTGGCGCCACGCGACGGTGGTCGTCGCGGTGCTGCTCGGCGTCGCGCTCGCGTGGTCGGTTCACCTCATCAACCGCTCCGCCCTCGCGGAATTCAGCCAGGCGGTGCGCGCCGTCAATGGCGAACCCGACCTCGAACTGCGCGCCGCCGCCGGCTCCTTCGACGAACAGGTGTACGCGCGGGCAGCCCGGCATCCGCAAGTGCAGGTCGCCAGCCCCGTGGTGGAAGTGCAGACGCAGGCGCGCGTGCCGGCGGCCGACACCGCATCCGCAGGCCCGAGCGTCGGAGTGCGCGTGCTCGGCATCGACGCCCTCGTGGCCCCTGCCATCGCCCCTCGACTGCTCCCGCGGGCGGCCGAAAGGCAGGATCGGCTGGCGCTGGTGGACCCCGGACTCGTCTTTCTCAACCCGGCCGCACAGCGAGTCCTCGGCGTACAGCCGGGTGACCGGCTCGAACTGCGCGCCGGCACGCAATGGCGTGCGTGGAAGGTGGCGGGCAATGTCGGTGCGGGCGGCGGACCCCTCGTCGTCATGGACATCGCGGGGGCGCAGGAGGCCTTCGGATTGCTCGGCCGCGTGAGCCGCATCGACCTGAAGCTCGCCCCCGGTGCCGACGGCGCCGCCCTGCTGGACGCGCTCGCGCTGCCTGCCGGTGTACGGGGCATCGCCCCCGGCGCGGCCGAGGAGCGCATCTCGCACCTCTCGCGCGCCTACCGCGTCAACCTCACGGTGCTCGCCTTTGTCGCGCTCTTCACCGGGGGCTTTCTCGTCTTCTCGGTGCTGGCGCTCTCGGTCGCCAAACGCAGTGCGCAACTGGCGCTGCTCGGCGTGCTGGGGCTCACCGCGCGCGAGCGACGCCAGTTGGTGCTGGCCGAGGCGGCCTTCCTCGGCGGCGTGGGAAGCGCGGCCGGGCTGGCCGCCGGCACGGGCTTGGCGAGCCTCGCGTTGCGGTTCTTCGGCGGAGACCTGGGGGGCGGCTACTTCACCGGCGTACAACCGAGCTTGCAGTGGTCCACCCCTGCGGGCGGCGCCCACCTCGCGCTCGGCGTGGCCGCCGCGCTGGCCGGGGCGTGGCTGCCGGCCCGGCAAGCCGAGCGCCTGCCGCCTGCGCAGGCACTCAAGGGCCTGGGCAGCGTGCCCTCGGCGGTGGAGCGGCGTTGGCGCCGGGCGGGCGGGCTGGCCCTGCTGGCGGCCGGCGCGCTGCTGGCATTGCTGCCGCCCGTGGCGGGCTTGCCGTTGTTCGCATATGCCTCGGTGGCCTGTCTGCTCCTGGGCGGGATCGCCTGTGTGCCGGAGGCCGTCACGCTGGCGCTGGGGCGCCTGCGGGCACGCCGGCCCGAGACCCTGCTCGCGCTCGAGCGCGCCCGGCGGCAGCGCCATACGGCGACGACGGCCGTCGCCGGGGTGGTGGCGAGCCTGAGTCTGTCGGTGGCACTCACGGTGATGGTCGGCAGCTTCCGCGCGTCGGTCTCGCAGTGGCTGGACCAGGTGCTGCCCGCACCGCTCTACGTGCGCGCCGGCCTGAGCCCGGCCGGAAGCGAGGGGGCCTTTCTCGACGAGGGCCTGGTCGACGCCATCGCCGGACTGCCGGGTGTGGCCCGTGTGGAGCCTCTTCGCGTGACCCCGCTGCTGCTCAAGCCCCAGCGACCGCCCGTGGCCTTGATCGCACGCGCGCTGGACGATCCGGCCCGGCAGCTGCCGCTGGCAGGGCGAAGCCGCCTGCTCGACGAGCGCGAACGGCCCGACGGCGCCGTCGCGGCCTTCGTCAGCGAGGCGATGGTGGACCTCTACGACCTGCAGCCCGGACAGCGCCTGCCCCTGCCGTTGGGCTCCGGCCTCGAAATCTGGGTGCAGGGCGTGTGGCGCGACTACGTGCGCCAGCACGGCTCCATCGTGATCGCACGCGCCGCCTATGTGCGGGCCACCGGCGATACACGGGTGAACGACCTGGCGCTGTGGCCCGACGCGGGCCTCGACCTGGCCGAACTGCAAGCCCGTGTGAGGGCCCTTCCCGGTGCACAGACGCTCGAGTTCACCTCAGCGCAGACGATCCGCAGCGCCTCGCTTCGCATCTTCGACCGCAGTTTCGCCGTCACCTACTGGCTGCAGGCGGTGGCCATCGCGATCGGGCTCTTCGGCATCGCGGCAACCACTTCCGCCCAGACGCTTGCACGTCGCAAGGAATTCGGCCTGTTGCGGCACCTCGGGTTCACACGCTCGCAGGTGATGCGGCTCGTCGCGCTCGAGGGCCTGGCGTGGACGACCGTCGGCGCGCTGTGGGGTACCGCGCTCGGTATCGCCGTGAGTGCCGTGCTGGTGCATGTCGTCAATCCGCAGAGCTTTCACTGGACGATGGAGCTGCAGTTGCCCTTCGCCCGCCTGGCCGCGCTGGCGCTCACCGTCGTGGCGGCCGGCACGGCCACCGCCTGGTGGGCTGCGCGAGCCGCGATCCGGCACGACGTCGTGCTGGCCGTCAAGGAGGACTGGTGA
- a CDS encoding MBL fold metallo-hydrolase: protein MPIELYARGDHRCLMFTDLMDEGGEAVQANQFLIVHGDTGAILDPGGNLAYNELYVGMMRYFPPHRLGAILASHADPDIIASLDRWMTATSAPLYISRVWERFVPHFCKPGKTEGRIVGIPDSGQIIQVGDWQIVALPAHFLHAEGNFQFYDPVSRILFSGDLGASAASGRQAQQSVRSLAEHVPRMEAFHRRYMVSNKVLRHWARMVRELDIEMIVPQHGAPMEGPAVQEFIDWVEGLSCGIDLMSDANYAVPAGATRLRRNHTGAALLG, encoded by the coding sequence ATGCCCATCGAACTCTACGCCCGCGGCGATCACCGCTGCCTGATGTTCACCGACCTCATGGACGAGGGCGGCGAAGCCGTGCAGGCCAATCAGTTCCTCATCGTGCACGGTGACACGGGGGCCATCCTCGATCCGGGCGGCAATTTGGCCTACAACGAGCTCTACGTGGGGATGATGCGCTACTTCCCGCCGCACCGGCTGGGCGCGATCCTCGCCTCGCACGCCGATCCCGACATCATTGCGTCCCTCGACCGATGGATGACGGCCACGAGCGCGCCGCTGTACATCTCGCGGGTGTGGGAGCGCTTCGTGCCTCACTTCTGCAAACCGGGCAAGACGGAAGGACGCATCGTCGGCATCCCGGATTCGGGCCAGATCATCCAGGTCGGCGATTGGCAGATCGTCGCACTGCCGGCGCACTTCCTCCATGCCGAGGGCAACTTCCAGTTCTACGACCCGGTCAGCCGCATCCTCTTCTCCGGCGACCTCGGTGCCTCGGCCGCAAGCGGCCGGCAGGCCCAGCAGTCCGTACGGTCCTTGGCCGAGCACGTCCCCCGCATGGAAGCGTTCCACCGCCGCTACATGGTCTCGAACAAGGTCCTGCGGCACTGGGCGCGCATGGTGCGCGAACTCGACATCGAGATGATCGTGCCCCAGCACGGCGCGCCGATGGAAGGCCCCGCCGTGCAGGAGTTCATCGACTGGGTCGAAGGGCTGAGCTGCGGCATCGACCTGATGAGCGACGCCAACTACGCGGTGCCGGCGGGCGCGACACGCTTGCGCCGCAACCACACGGGCGCGGCGCTGCTCGGCTGA